A genome region from Anaerolineae bacterium includes the following:
- a CDS encoding GxxExxY protein: MKKINDITETIIGSAMSVHRELGPGLLESAYEACLAYDIAKSGLSVERQKELPVKYRNVKLDCGYRIDLLVENKVIVEIKAIDKLAPIHTAQLLSYLKLSGCKVGLLINFNVKILKDGIRRLIND, from the coding sequence ATGAAAAAAATAAACGACATTACTGAAACTATAATTGGCTCTGCAATGTCGGTTCATAGGGAACTTGGACCTGGCCTTTTAGAATCAGCCTATGAAGCATGTTTAGCCTATGATATTGCCAAAAGTGGGCTTTCAGTTGAACGGCAAAAAGAATTGCCTGTAAAGTACAGAAATGTTAAGTTAGATTGTGGCTATCGCATTGACCTGTTAGTAGAAAATAAGGTGATCGTTGAAATTAAAGCAATAGACAAATTAGCTCCAATACATACGGCACAGCTTTTGTCATATCTGAAATTATCCGGCTGTAAAGTAGGTTTATTGATCAATTTCAATGTTAAAATTCTAAAAGATGGGATACGCCGATTGATCAATGATTAA